A single Zootoca vivipara chromosome 1, rZooViv1.1, whole genome shotgun sequence DNA region contains:
- the LOC118078411 gene encoding kallistatin-like has product MLAWRVFEKEGSRADYFQRNTMSRLYLCLLLAGLCAFAQCHHTPDHKENHGHGHSPPAEGERGLPSLKIAPGNADFAFRFYQQVASGSAEKNIFFSPLSISTALAMMLLGARTTTLSQLLSGLGFSDITEQEIHEGFHDLLRILNRPNPELHLSTGNALFTDDQVKLLQKFLDDAKHFMIRMFFQLT; this is encoded by the exons ATGTTGGCttggagggtgtttgaaaaggagGGGAGCAGAGCAG ACTACTTCCAGAGGAACACAATGTCTCGTCTCTACCTGTGTTTGCTTCTTGCTGGGCTCTGTGCTTTTGCCCAATGTCACCATACCCCTGACCACAAAGAGAACCATGGCCATGGCCATTCTCCTCCTGCTGAAGGTGAAAGAGGTCTGCCCTCTTTGAAGATAGCCCCAGGAAATGCTGACTTCGCCTTTCGATTCTACCAGCAGGTTGCTTCAGGGTCCGCTGAGAAGaacattttcttttcccctctgagCATTTCCACTGCCTTGGCCATGATGTTACTGGGAGCTAGAACAACCACGTTGAGTCAGCTTTTGTCAGGACTTGGCTTCTCAGATATTACCGAACAGGAAATACATGAGGGTTTCCATGATCTCTTACGTATACTGAACCGCCCCAATCCTGAACTCCACCTGAGCACTGGGAACGCCCTATTCACAGATGACCAAGTGAAACTCCTGCAGAAGTTCCTGGATGATGCCAAACATTTTATGATACGGATGTTCTTCCAACTAACTTGA